From the Budorcas taxicolor isolate Tak-1 chromosome 1, Takin1.1, whole genome shotgun sequence genome, one window contains:
- the LRRC34 gene encoding leucine-rich repeat-containing protein 34: MELSQKQAGLASGSPLPAPSRTPTPAWAAADGSVSASIGGLQEYYNDLCMEKSKEIKPFILQILQEVDEEIEKGSVGITLNIAGNSRSLSGERVTGEDFWILCRVLKNNSYINGLDVRYNLLSDVGAYYAAKLLQKQHNLIYLNLMFNDIGPEGGELIAKALHKNRTLKHLRMTGNKIENKGGMFFAAMLQINSSLEKLDLGDCDLGMQSVIAFATVLTQNQTIKGLNLNRPILYGEQEESTVHLGHMLKENQCLVELHMCKHDIKNCGMKQLCDALYLNRSLQYLDVSCNKITQDGMKCLADVLKSNTTLEVIDLSFNRMENAGANYLSDALASHNRTLKALSVVSNNIEGKGLVALSQSMKTNPTLSHIYIWGNKFDEATCVAYSDLIHTGRLKSDNTDVEPFAVDGHVYLAEVSNGLKRHYYWTPGYGEACSPSSNAGFSLAPVGQHL; encoded by the exons ATGGAGCTCAGCCAGAAGCAGGCCGGGCTGGCGTCCGGGTCCCCACTTCCCGCTCCCTCTAGGACCCCGACTCCGGCCTGGGCTGCGGCAGACGGTAGCG tttcagcATCTATTGGTGGTCTCCAGGAATATTATAATGACTTATGTATGGAAAAGTCCAAGGAAATTAAACCTTTTATATTGCAAATACTCCAAGAAGTggatgaagaaattgaaaaagg atCGGTAGGAATCACATTAAATATTGCTGGTAACAGTCGCTCACTATCAGGAGAAAGAGTAACAGGTGAAGATTTCTGGATTCTTTGCAGAGttttaaagaataattcataTATTAATG GTTTGGATGTTAGATACAACCTCCTAAGTGATGTTGGCGCGTACTATGCTGCGAAACTGCTCCAG aaACAACATAATCTCATTTACTTAAATCTTATGTTTAATGACATTGGGCCTGAAGGTGGAGAACTGATTGCTAAAGCCCTACAT aaGAATAGAACTCTGAAACACCTAAGAATGACTGGAAACAAGATTGAAAATAAGGGTGGAATGTTTTTTGCTGCAATGCTACAAATTAATTCATCCTTAGAGAAATTAGATCTGGGTGACTGTGATCTG GGAATGCAAAGTGTGATAGCATTTGCTACAGTCCTAACTCAAAACCAAACAATTAAAGGATTAAACCTAAACCGACCCATACTGTATGGTGAACAG GAAGAGTCTACAGTTCACCTAGGCCACATGTTGAAAGAAAATCAGTGCCTTGTTGAATTACACATGTGTAAACATGATATAAAAAATTGTGGTATGAAACAGTTATGTGATGCACTGTATCTGAACAGGAGCCTACAATACCTTGATGTAAGCTG CAATAAAATAACTCAGGATGGAATGAAGTGTTTGGCTGATGTTCTGAAAAGCAATACTACCCTGGAAGTAATAGATCTTTCTTTTAACAGAATGGAAAATGCAGGAGCAAACTATCTCAGTGATGCTCTTGCTTCACACAACAGGACTCTTAAAGC GTTGTCTGTGGTAAGCAACAACATAGAGGGAAAAGGACTTGTTGCACTTTCACAATCAATGAAAACAAATCCTACACTCTCTCATATCTACATCTGGGGAAACAAATTTGATGAAGCTACATGTGTG GCATATTCAGATTTAATTCACACAGGCCGTCTAAAATCAGACAATACAGATGTGGAGCCGTTTGCGGTGGATGGACATGTGTACCTTGCAGAAGTCTCCAATGGCCTTAAAAGGCATTATTACTGGACACCAGGTTATGGGGAAGCTTGCAGCCCGTCATCTAATGCAGGTTTTTCTCTTGCACCAGTAGGTCAACATCtatga
- the MYNN gene encoding myoneurin, with the protein MQYSHHCEHLLERLNKQREAGFLCDCTIVIGEFQFKAHRNVLASFSEYFGAIYRSTSENNVFLDQSQVKADGFQKLLEFIYTGTLNLDSWNVKEIHQAADYLKVEEVVTKCKIKMEDFAFIANPSSTEISSITGNIEVNQQTCLLTLRDYNSREKSEVSTDLVQANPKQGALAKKSSQTKKKKKAFNSQKTGQNKTVQYPSDILENASVELFLDANKLSTPIIEQVAQRSNSELELTSVVENTFPAQDIVQTVTVKRKRGKSQPNCALKEHSMSNIASVKNSYELESSGEELDQRYSKAKPMCNTCGKVFSEASSLRRHMRIHKGVKPYVCHLCGKAFTQCNQLKTHVRTHTGEKPYKCELCDKGFAQKCQLVFHSRMHHGEEKPYKCDVCNLQFATSSNLKIHARKHSGEKPYVCDRCGQRFAQASTLTYHVRRHTGEKPYVCDTCGKAFAVSSSLITHSRKHTGERPFICELCGNSYTDIKNLKKHKTKVHSGADKILDSSIEDHPLSEQDSMQKSPLSETLDVKPSDVTLPLTLPLGAEDHHLLLPVTDSQSPAPDALLRPAVNGYSEPQLIFLQQLY; encoded by the exons ATGCAGTATTCGCACCACTGTGAGCACCTTTTAGAGAGACTGAACAAACAACGGGAAGCAGGTTTTCTTTGTGACTGCACCATAGTCATTGGGGAATTCCAGTTTAAAGCTCACAGGAATGTGCTTGCCTCGTTTAGTGAATATTTTGGTGCAATCTACAGGAGCACTTCTGAGAACAATGTCTTTCTTGATCAGAGTCAGGTGAAGGCTGATGGATTTCAGAAACTGTTGGAGTTTATATACACAGGAACTTTAAATCTTGACAG TTGGAATGTTAAAGAAATCCATCAGGCTGCTGACTATCTCAAAGTGGAAGAGGTGGTcactaaatgtaaaataaagatggaagattttgcttttattgctaATCCCTCTTCTACAGAGATATCTAGTATTACTGGAAACATTGAGGTGAATCAACAGACTTGTCTCCTGACTCTGCGAGATTATAACAGTCGGGAGAAATCAGAAGTGTCTACAGATTTAGTTCAGGCAAATCCTAAGCAAGGAGCTTTAGCAAAGAAGTCATCTCAaactaaaaagaagaagaaggcctTCAATTCCCAGAAAACAGGGCAGAATAAAACAGTGCAATATCCCAGTGACATTTTAGAGAATGCGTCTGTTGAATTATTTCTCGATGCAAATAAGTTGTCCACACCTATAATAGAACAAGTTGCACAAAGAAGTAATTCAGAACTTGAGTTGACATCAGTTGTGGAAAATACTTTCCCAGCACAAGATATTGTGCAGACTGTTACAGTGAAACGGAAACGTGGAAAATCACAGCCAAACTGTGCTCTGAAAGAACACTCTATGTCTAATATAGCCAGTGTCAAGAACTCTTATGAACTGGAAAGCTCTGGAGAAGAGCTGGATCAGaggtattccaaggccaaaccaATGTGTAACACATGTGGGAAAGTGTTCTCAGAAGCCAGCAGCTTGAGAAGGCACATGAGAATACATAAAGGAGTCAAACCTTATGTCTGCCACTTGTGTGGAAAGGCATTTACCCAGTGTAACCAGCTGAAAACTCATGTAAGAACTCATACAG gTGAGAAGCCATACAAATGTGAATTATGTGATAAAGGATTTGCTCAGAAATGCCAGCTAGTCTTCCATAGTCGCATGCATCATGGTGAGGAAAAACcctataaatgtgatgtatgcaATTTACAATTTGCAACTTCTAGCAATCTCAAGATTCATGcaag GAAGCATAGTGGAGAGAAGCCATATGTCTGTGATAGGTGTGGACAGCGATTTGCCCAAGCCAGCACATTGACCTACCATGTTCGAAGGCATACAGGAGAAAAGCCTTATGTGTGTGATACCTGTGGGAAGGCATTTGCTGTCTCTAGTTCTCTTATCACTCATTCTCGGAAACATACAG GAGAAAGACCATTTATCTGCGAATTATGTGGAAATTCTTACacagatattaaaaatttaaagaagcacAAAACAAAAGTACATTCTG gtgCTGATAAAATTCTAGATTCCAGTATAGAGGACCATCCCTTGAGTGAACAAGACTCCATGCAAAAAAGTCCTCTGTCAGAAACTCTGGACGTGAAACCTTCTGATGTGACTTTGCCACTGACTCTCCCACTGGGGGCTGAGGACCACCACCTGCTGCTGCCTGTCACAGACAGCCAGTCCCCTGCGCCAGACGCATTGCTGAGGCCGGCCGTGAACGGGTATTCAGAGCCACAGTTGATTTTTTTACAACAGCTATATTGA